A window of the Polypterus senegalus isolate Bchr_013 chromosome 4, ASM1683550v1, whole genome shotgun sequence genome harbors these coding sequences:
- the LOC120528256 gene encoding zona pellucida sperm-binding protein 4-like isoform X2, whose translation MARLDCWCLFWMAVCWTCVQFVFAASGDVTKKCDGDKAMTLSFAGSPTLFLQKTSGGVVNVINNLPGIVLRVIAGRTTLTVPFNSPYGYASDKYVVTIAVGSRSNLKTFTCLKPARRSVSVAERCAVAATEKFPCGESSSITQADCEANNCCYDSSSSTSPCYFANDVTVQCTLDGQFVVVVSEKVTLPPLDLGSIKLVDSSSPSCSPVTSLSSFVMYQFPVSACGSTVQLAGGNVTYQNTMSAAITVRTGPEGSITRDSVYKLFFQCTYSGSQDVQVEAEVYTVAPPLPVVEQGPFDLELVIATDSSYGSYYVDADYPVTKTLRDPVAVEVHIVNRTDPNLVLTLGDCWVTPGPSASSQPQWSLLVNGCPNTGDNYLTSLVTVDSTSGVAYPSHYKRFVFEMFAFVDPVVRQALAEKIFIYCVAAACYPSATDPCTQSCPVRRSGRAADKLAQIAFSRKNVLLHSGPVVFEAEQVQTSKLQDEAVFPTGYLVLGAAAAMLMVVLVLAVVAVRRFNVQKVNLKY comes from the exons ATGGCGCGTTTGGATTGTTGGTGTCTTTTCTGGATGGCCGTTTGTTGGACGTGTGTGCAGTTTGTTTTTGCAGCGTCCGGAGACGTGACTAAGAAATGCGACGGTGACAAGGCGATGACATTGTCATTTGCAGGATCTCCGACCCTTTTTCTCCAGA AGACGAGTGGTGGAGTCGTAAATGTGATCAACAATCTCCCAGGAATTGTCCTCCGTGTAATAGCTGGTCGCACCACATTAACGGTGCCCTTTAATTCCCCGTACGGTTATGCGTCCGACAAG TACGTTGTGACCATTGCTGTCGGATCTCGATCAAATCTGAAAACCTTCACGTGCCTTAAACCAG CTCGCCGATCTGTGAGTGTTGCTGAGAGATGTGCAGTTGCAGCCACCGAGAAGTTCCCTTGTGGAGAGTCTTCATCCATCACTCAAGCAGACTGTGAAGCCAACAACTGTTGCTACGATTCAAGCAGCAGCACAAGTCCATGCTACTTTGCCAATGATG tgactgtgcagtgcaccctggatggccagtttgtggtggtggtgtctgAGAAGGTGACCCTTCCTCCCCTGGATCTTGGGTCCATCAAGTTGGTGGACAGCAGTTCCCCCAGCTGCAGCCCTGTGACTAGCCTGTCCAGCTTTGTCATGTACCAGTTTCCAGTCAGTGCCTGTGGCAGCACAGTTCAG CTGGCTGGTGGTAATGTGACCTACCAGAACACCATGTCTGCTGCCATCACTGTGAGGACTGGTCCTGAGGGCTCCATCACCAGGGACAGTGTCTACAA gttattcttccagtgcacctactcgggaagccaggatgtgcaagtggaggctgaggtgtatactgtggcgccacctcttccagtagtagaGCAAGGGCCATTTGACCTGGAATTGGTCATTGCAACAG ATTCCTCCTATGGCTCCTACTATGTGGATGCTGACTACCCAGTGACCAAAACTCTGAGGGATCCTGTGGCTGTGGAAGTGCACATCGTGAACAGGACTGACCCTAACCTTGTTCTGACTCTTGGGGACTGCTGGGTCACCCCAGGACCTTCTGCTTCCAGCCAGCCCCAGTGGAGCCTTCTAGTAAATGG GTGCCCAAACACAGGGGACAACTATTTGACCAGCTTGGTGACTGtggacagcacatctggagtggcctacccaagtcattacaagagatttgtttttgagatgtttgcttttgtggATCCTGTAGTTCGGCAAGCTTTGGCAGAGAAG ATCTTCATCTACTGTGTGGCTGCTGCCTGCTATCCATCTGCCACAGACCCCTGTACTCAGAGCTGCCCTGTAAGAA GATCTGGCAGAGCTGCAGACAAGTTGGCACAAATTGCTTTCTCCAGGAAGAATGTGCTCCTTCACAGTGGTCCAGTGGTCTTTGAGGCTGAGCAGGTGCAAACATCTAAGCTGCAGGATGAAG CTGTCTTTCCCACTGGATACCTGGTGCTGGGAGCTGCAGCTGCCATGTTGATGGTGGTCCTGGTCTTAGCTGTAGTTGCTGTGAGGAGGTTCAATGTTCAAAAAGTAAATCTgaagtattaa
- the LOC120528256 gene encoding zona pellucida sperm-binding protein 4-like isoform X1, producing MARLDCWCLFWMAVCWTCVQFVFAASGDVTKKCDGDKAMTLSFAGSPTLFLQKTSGGVVNVINNLPGIVLRVIAGRTTLTVPFNSPYGYASDKGSQYVVTIAVGSRSNLKTFTCLKPARRSVSVAERCAVAATEKFPCGESSSITQADCEANNCCYDSSSSTSPCYFANDVTVQCTLDGQFVVVVSEKVTLPPLDLGSIKLVDSSSPSCSPVTSLSSFVMYQFPVSACGSTVQLAGGNVTYQNTMSAAITVRTGPEGSITRDSVYKLFFQCTYSGSQDVQVEAEVYTVAPPLPVVEQGPFDLELVIATDSSYGSYYVDADYPVTKTLRDPVAVEVHIVNRTDPNLVLTLGDCWVTPGPSASSQPQWSLLVNGCPNTGDNYLTSLVTVDSTSGVAYPSHYKRFVFEMFAFVDPVVRQALAEKIFIYCVAAACYPSATDPCTQSCPVRRSGRAADKLAQIAFSRKNVLLHSGPVVFEAEQVQTSKLQDEAVFPTGYLVLGAAAAMLMVVLVLAVVAVRRFNVQKVNLKY from the exons ATGGCGCGTTTGGATTGTTGGTGTCTTTTCTGGATGGCCGTTTGTTGGACGTGTGTGCAGTTTGTTTTTGCAGCGTCCGGAGACGTGACTAAGAAATGCGACGGTGACAAGGCGATGACATTGTCATTTGCAGGATCTCCGACCCTTTTTCTCCAGA AGACGAGTGGTGGAGTCGTAAATGTGATCAACAATCTCCCAGGAATTGTCCTCCGTGTAATAGCTGGTCGCACCACATTAACGGTGCCCTTTAATTCCCCGTACGGTTATGCGTCCGACAAG GGCTCTCAGTACGTTGTGACCATTGCTGTCGGATCTCGATCAAATCTGAAAACCTTCACGTGCCTTAAACCAG CTCGCCGATCTGTGAGTGTTGCTGAGAGATGTGCAGTTGCAGCCACCGAGAAGTTCCCTTGTGGAGAGTCTTCATCCATCACTCAAGCAGACTGTGAAGCCAACAACTGTTGCTACGATTCAAGCAGCAGCACAAGTCCATGCTACTTTGCCAATGATG tgactgtgcagtgcaccctggatggccagtttgtggtggtggtgtctgAGAAGGTGACCCTTCCTCCCCTGGATCTTGGGTCCATCAAGTTGGTGGACAGCAGTTCCCCCAGCTGCAGCCCTGTGACTAGCCTGTCCAGCTTTGTCATGTACCAGTTTCCAGTCAGTGCCTGTGGCAGCACAGTTCAG CTGGCTGGTGGTAATGTGACCTACCAGAACACCATGTCTGCTGCCATCACTGTGAGGACTGGTCCTGAGGGCTCCATCACCAGGGACAGTGTCTACAA gttattcttccagtgcacctactcgggaagccaggatgtgcaagtggaggctgaggtgtatactgtggcgccacctcttccagtagtagaGCAAGGGCCATTTGACCTGGAATTGGTCATTGCAACAG ATTCCTCCTATGGCTCCTACTATGTGGATGCTGACTACCCAGTGACCAAAACTCTGAGGGATCCTGTGGCTGTGGAAGTGCACATCGTGAACAGGACTGACCCTAACCTTGTTCTGACTCTTGGGGACTGCTGGGTCACCCCAGGACCTTCTGCTTCCAGCCAGCCCCAGTGGAGCCTTCTAGTAAATGG GTGCCCAAACACAGGGGACAACTATTTGACCAGCTTGGTGACTGtggacagcacatctggagtggcctacccaagtcattacaagagatttgtttttgagatgtttgcttttgtggATCCTGTAGTTCGGCAAGCTTTGGCAGAGAAG ATCTTCATCTACTGTGTGGCTGCTGCCTGCTATCCATCTGCCACAGACCCCTGTACTCAGAGCTGCCCTGTAAGAA GATCTGGCAGAGCTGCAGACAAGTTGGCACAAATTGCTTTCTCCAGGAAGAATGTGCTCCTTCACAGTGGTCCAGTGGTCTTTGAGGCTGAGCAGGTGCAAACATCTAAGCTGCAGGATGAAG CTGTCTTTCCCACTGGATACCTGGTGCTGGGAGCTGCAGCTGCCATGTTGATGGTGGTCCTGGTCTTAGCTGTAGTTGCTGTGAGGAGGTTCAATGTTCAAAAAGTAAATCTgaagtattaa